The genomic DNA GAGACTCTATGCAGCGAGGCACAAATCTCGGAAGACTTGGTGATTTCAACCAGGCCGTGATCTTCGATTCCATTCGCCGAGCCGACGACGGCGTCAGCCGGGTGGAGCTCGCCAACTCCACGGGTTTGTCTCCCCAGACGATTTCCAACGTGGTCCGCCGCCTCCTCGACAACGGCTTCGTGCGGGAGGACCGGACCGTCATCTCCGGCCCCGGCAAGCCGCGTACCGTCCTCGAGCTAGAGCCGGACCGCCTCTTTGCCATCGGCATCCATTTGGACCCCGGCCAGATCAGTATCGTCATGGTCAATCTGCGGGGCACCGTGGTCGGCAGCCGGCGCTTCGTCGAGCGGGACATCGCCTCGCCGGACGAGACGATCGCGATGATGGCCACCGCCGTCGAAGAAATGGTCAAGGATTCAGGCCACCCCCGCGAGCACATCGTGGGCGTGGGCGTTGCCGCGCCGGGCCCCATCGACCCAAGCCAAGGCACGATCGTCAACCCGCCGCTCATGCCCGGGTGGCGCGAGGTCGAGGTCGTGGAGCCGCTATCCGAGCGCCTGGGGCTTGACGTCATTATCGAAAAGGATTCTGTGGCCTCCGCCATCGCCGAGCAGTGGAACGGGGACGAGGAAGAGGACCGCAATTTCCTCTCGGCCTACATCGGCACCGGCGTCGGCGTGGGTGCCGTCATCGGTGGCGAGGTGATCCGCGGCGTCTCGAACAACGCCGGTGAGATCGCCCGGGTCCGCGTCAATCGCAGCGGCGGCACCGAGGAGGCCGGGGAAGCGACCACCTTCGCCAGCGCCGTCTCCTACGAGGCCGTGGTGGCTCGCGCCCGCGAACTCGGCGTCGACGTCGGCGGCAACAGTGAGGGCGCCACGATGTATGAGCGTTCCCAAGTCCTGGGCTCCCTCATTCGTCAGGCCAAGGACGGCGCCGAACCTGCCGTCGCCCTCGCGAAGGAACTCAACCAGCACTGGATCGCCTTGGTCTCCGAGCTGACCAACATCTTTGACGTCAACAAGGTCTTCGTCGGCGGGCCCGTGTGGTGCGAGCTCTCCGAGCTGCTGCACGAGGACATGGAGGCGGCCCTGCAGGACCGCTTCCTGATGAGGGAA from Zhihengliuella flava includes the following:
- a CDS encoding ROK family transcriptional regulator, which codes for MIFDSIRRADDGVSRVELANSTGLSPQTISNVVRRLLDNGFVREDRTVISGPGKPRTVLELEPDRLFAIGIHLDPGQISIVMVNLRGTVVGSRRFVERDIASPDETIAMMATAVEEMVKDSGHPREHIVGVGVAAPGPIDPSQGTIVNPPLMPGWREVEVVEPLSERLGLDVIIEKDSVASAIAEQWNGDEEEDRNFLSAYIGTGVGVGAVIGGEVIRGVSNNAGEIARVRVNRSGGTEEAGEATTFASAVSYEAVVARARELGVDVGGNSEGATMYERSQVLGSLIRQAKDGAEPAVALAKELNQHWIALVSELTNIFDVNKVFVGGPVWCELSELLHEDMEAALQDRFLMREVHDLEVITSSLGHNLGAIGGACAVLDAALSPKASALLLR